The Plutella xylostella chromosome 12, ilPluXylo3.1, whole genome shotgun sequence genome includes a window with the following:
- the LOC105382167 gene encoding protein mothers against dpp, translating to MDTDDGESSSSGPMSSLNSLFSFTSPAVKKLLGWKQGDEEEKWAEKAVDSLVKKLKKRKGAIEELERALSCPGTPSKCVTIPRSLDGRLQVSHRKGLPHVIYCRVWRWPDLQSHHELKPLEICQYPFSAKQKEVCINPYHYKRVESPVLPPVLVPRHSEFAPGHSLLPFQRTTEPAMPHNVSYSGSGFPPSASSELPDTPPPAYSPPSEDTDLPPGEVAPVSYQEPLYWASVAYYELNCRVGEVFHCNSHSVVVDGFTDPSNNSDRFCLGQLSNVNRNSTIENTRRHIGKGVHLYYVGGEVYAECLSDAAIFVQSRNCNHHHGFHPSTVCKIPPGCSLKIFNNREFAQLLSQSVNHGFEAVYELTKMCTIRMSFVKGWGAEYHRQDVTSTPCWIEIHLHGPLQWLDKVLTQMGSPHNAISSVS from the exons ATGGACACGGACGATGGAGAGTCCTCGAGCAGTGGGCCTATGTCCAGCCTCAACAGTCTCTTTTCATTCACAAGTCCTGCGGTCAAGAAGCTTCTGGGATGGAAGCAG GGTGATGAAGAAGAGAAATGGGCGGAGAAGGCGGTGGACAGTCTGGTGAAGAAGCTGAAGAAGAGGAAGGGGGCTATAGAGGAACTGGAGCGAGCCCTGTCCTGCCCCGGGACTCCCTCCAAGTGTGTCACTATACCAAGGTCACTTGATGGGAGATTACAG GTATCCCACCGCAAGGGTCTCCCGCACGTGATCTACTGCCGCGTGTGGCGCTGGCCCGACCTGCAGAGCCACCACGAGCTGAAGCCACTCGAGATCTGCCAGTACCCCTTCAGCGCCAAGCAGAAAGAGGTCTGCATCAACCCATACCACTACAAGCGAGTGGAGAGCCCGGTGCTCCCACCCGTGTTAGTTCCAAGACACTCTGAGTTCGCTCCGGGACATTCTCTGCTCCCATTCCAAAGGACCACTGAGCCGGCCATGCCTCACAATGTTTCCTACTCTGGCTCGGGCTTCCCTCCATCGGCTAGCTCGGAGCTGCCGGACACGCCTCCCCCGGCCTACTCCCCGCCTTCAGAGGACACAGACCTGCCTCCCGGAGAGGTGGCACCAGTTTCCTACCAGGAGCCGCTCTACTGGGCCTCGGTGGCCTACTACGAGCTGAACTGCCGCGTGGGCGAGGTGTTCCACTGCAACTCGCACTCGGTCGTCGTGGACGGGTTCACTGACCCGTCGAACAACAGCGACAGATTCTGCCTCGGCCAGCTGAGCAACGTGAACAGGAATTCCACTATAGAGAATACGCGTCGCCACATCGGCAAAGGCGTGCATTTGTACTACGTGGGCGGGGAGGTGTATGCTGAGTGTTTGTCGGACGCGGCGATATTCGTGCAGAGCCGCAACTGCAATCACCACCATGGTTTCCACCCGTCGACGGTCTGCAAGATCCCGCCGGGCTGCTCGCTCAAGATATTCAACAACCGCGAGTTCGCTCAGCTACTGTCGCAGAGCGTGAACCACGGCTTCGAAGCCGTTTACGAGCTGACTAAGATGTGCACTATTCGTATGTCGTTCGTGAAGGGCTGGGGTGCCGAGTACCACCGCCAGGACGTCACGTCCACGCCGTGTTGGATCGAGATACACCTCCACGGCCCCCTGCAGTGGCTAGACAAGGTTCTCACTCAGATGGGCTCCCCACACAACGCCATCTCCTCGGTATCTTAG